In a single window of the Flavobacterium sp. W4I14 genome:
- a CDS encoding glycosyltransferase involved in cell wall biosynthesis (product_source=COG0463; cath_funfam=3.90.550.10; cog=COG0463; pfam=PF00535; superfamily=53448): protein MIKADIPLVSIALCTYNGEKYLAKQLDSIFTQTYPNLEVIVVDDCSTDNTLNILSAYQKLNSNLQLILNDQNLGFNQNFKKALSLCTADYIAIADQDDIWLNDKISQSIQHIGDNVMLYHDSEYIDENGQSLRKSTSSHHRFVSGKCAQNLIYYNCISGHACLIKRDLLKLTPPFDHSLYYDWWLAYTAACTGKINFITDKLVKHRKHDESSTKNDKTDPKSLRIKHLNLFRSHSLTPESLAKLIDELLTGYKELQHKNFSIKLFRTLLIHAKGLFFIRKRSFYSHFKMILKESSRS from the coding sequence ATGATAAAGGCAGATATTCCACTCGTATCGATTGCATTATGTACTTATAATGGCGAAAAATACTTGGCTAAACAGTTAGATTCTATTTTTACCCAAACCTATCCAAACCTAGAAGTTATTGTAGTTGATGATTGTTCAACAGACAATACTTTGAATATCCTCAGCGCATACCAAAAACTCAATAGCAACCTACAGCTGATTCTAAATGATCAAAATTTAGGCTTTAATCAAAACTTTAAAAAAGCATTATCATTATGCACAGCTGATTATATTGCGATTGCAGACCAAGATGATATTTGGCTTAACGATAAAATTTCACAGTCCATACAGCATATAGGTGATAATGTAATGTTATATCACGACTCGGAATATATCGACGAAAATGGCCAGTCTCTTCGCAAAAGTACGAGTTCGCACCATCGGTTTGTTTCGGGAAAATGTGCTCAAAACTTAATTTATTACAATTGTATCTCTGGTCACGCCTGCCTGATCAAACGCGATTTATTAAAATTAACCCCTCCCTTTGATCATTCGCTTTATTACGATTGGTGGCTGGCATATACTGCTGCCTGTACAGGAAAAATAAATTTCATTACCGATAAACTGGTTAAACATCGAAAACACGATGAAAGTTCAACAAAAAATGATAAAACAGATCCAAAATCTTTAAGAATTAAACACCTGAATTTATTTAGAAGCCACTCTTTAACACCAGAATCTTTAGCAAAACTTATCGATGAATTATTAACTGGTTATAAAGAACTTCAACATAAAAATTTCTCTATAAAGCTATTCAGAACCTTGCTAATACATGCTAAGGGTTTATTTTTTATACGGAAAAGATCGTTTTACTCCCATTTTAAAATGATTTTAAAAGAGAGTTCCAGATCATAA
- a CDS encoding glycosyltransferase involved in cell wall biosynthesis (product_source=COG0438; cath_funfam=3.40.50.2000; cog=COG0438; ko=KO:K20444; pfam=PF13692; superfamily=53756), translating to MPRNSLNGKQKAIYMLNKIRSWFTAAEKTITTDHDQLDPSKKTILVIDDDIPQYDKSSGSKRLFELIKIFREMNLNVIFLPNDGLSTEPYATKLAQLGVLVLQLSPDRKGMLKNLKGLLPRIDYAWVSRPMLNLEFQKILKSKKQIRIIFDTVDLHYVRMQRQAKNEGNEKLFRKALKFKKLELKLANHADATLTVTDTEKLLLEQEGIKNVYVIPNIHEIKPPSAKTFTERSGIIFIGGYKHEPNVDAVKWLIKDIMPLVWKSLGDITVYLLGSYPSAEVNALAGEKVFVPGFLEEVDQYFLNAKVFVAPLRYGAGMKGKIGQSLEFGLPIISTSIGVEGMDLIHKETALIADEASDFANQIIQLYQDEHLWKKIQENAVKSIEQYTPPVVSEKIQYLLDKLDLS from the coding sequence TTGCCAAGAAATAGCTTAAATGGTAAGCAAAAAGCAATTTATATGTTGAACAAAATAAGATCATGGTTTACTGCGGCAGAAAAAACTATAACGACAGATCATGATCAACTAGATCCATCCAAAAAAACAATATTGGTTATTGATGATGATATTCCTCAATATGATAAATCGTCTGGCTCTAAAAGGTTGTTTGAACTAATTAAGATTTTCAGGGAAATGAACCTTAATGTGATTTTTCTCCCTAATGATGGCCTTTCAACTGAACCTTATGCCACTAAACTTGCTCAGCTTGGTGTACTTGTGCTTCAGCTCAGTCCCGATCGAAAAGGAATGTTAAAAAACCTGAAGGGGCTACTCCCTAGAATAGATTATGCCTGGGTTTCGAGGCCTATGCTGAATCTTGAATTCCAAAAAATTTTAAAGTCTAAGAAACAGATCAGAATAATATTCGATACGGTAGATTTACATTACGTACGGATGCAAAGGCAAGCTAAAAATGAAGGAAACGAGAAATTATTTCGCAAAGCTTTAAAATTCAAAAAACTAGAATTGAAGTTAGCAAATCACGCCGATGCCACCCTCACTGTTACCGATACCGAAAAATTATTATTAGAGCAAGAAGGCATTAAAAATGTTTATGTTATCCCGAATATTCACGAAATAAAGCCACCATCTGCAAAAACTTTTACCGAACGCAGCGGGATAATTTTTATTGGAGGCTATAAACACGAACCTAATGTTGATGCCGTTAAATGGCTTATTAAAGATATCATGCCCTTGGTTTGGAAATCATTAGGTGATATTACTGTTTACCTATTAGGCAGTTATCCTTCGGCAGAAGTAAATGCGCTTGCTGGCGAAAAGGTATTTGTTCCTGGCTTCTTAGAAGAGGTAGATCAGTATTTTTTAAATGCTAAAGTGTTTGTTGCACCATTGAGATATGGCGCAGGGATGAAAGGAAAAATTGGTCAGAGTTTAGAATTTGGATTACCCATAATTTCTACTAGTATTGGTGTTGAGGGGATGGACCTAATACATAAAGAAACTGCATTAATTGCTGATGAGGCTTCTGATTTTGCTAATCAGATTATTCAATTGTATCAAGATGAGCACTTATGGAAAAAAATTCAGGAAAATGCAGTAAAATCGATTGAGCAATATACCCCACCAGTTGTTTCAGAAAAGATACAGTACCTTTTGGATAAACTAGATTTATCCTAA
- a CDS encoding glycosyltransferase involved in cell wall biosynthesis (product_source=COG0463; cog=COG0463; pfam=PF00535; superfamily=53448), producing MSKKISIITINFNNKNGLEKTVISVVNQTWKDFEFIVIDGASTDGSTTVADKYQHQLSQYLSEPDHGVYHAMNKAIKRANGDYLLFLNSGDVLAEPNTLEKVQKHLDGRFGFYYGDAIYLEPDGEITRTYPDQLSFSFFLAHNLSHQATFIKRKLFDEVFPYNENYKIVSDWEFFIYAICKINIPYQHLDQVICKYDVSGISSVLTNHKLMHEEREQTISNYFPLFIDDYKDITALKSKRFQQFLHIKKYKLGYKVLKAFMSVILIFLPKNKN from the coding sequence ATGAGCAAAAAAATATCCATCATTACAATAAACTTCAATAACAAAAATGGTTTAGAAAAAACCGTTATCAGTGTTGTAAATCAAACCTGGAAAGATTTTGAATTTATAGTTATTGATGGTGCCAGTACGGATGGAAGTACAACGGTTGCGGATAAATATCAGCATCAGTTGAGCCAATATTTATCCGAACCTGATCATGGTGTTTACCATGCCATGAATAAAGCAATAAAAAGAGCTAATGGAGATTATCTTCTTTTTTTAAACAGTGGAGATGTGCTGGCAGAGCCAAATACCTTAGAAAAAGTACAGAAACATTTAGATGGCCGGTTTGGATTTTATTATGGTGATGCAATATACCTGGAGCCTGACGGAGAGATTACAAGAACTTATCCTGATCAACTTTCCTTTAGTTTTTTCTTAGCGCACAACCTTTCACATCAGGCAACATTTATAAAAAGAAAGTTATTTGATGAAGTGTTTCCCTATAATGAGAATTACAAAATCGTTTCTGATTGGGAATTTTTTATTTATGCCATATGCAAAATAAATATTCCATATCAACACCTTGATCAGGTGATCTGTAAATACGATGTCTCTGGTATTTCTTCTGTATTAACCAATCACAAATTGATGCACGAAGAAAGGGAGCAAACCATTTCCAACTATTTCCCGTTATTTATTGATGATTATAAAGACATCACAGCGTTAAAATCGAAAAGGTTTCAGCAGTTTCTACATATCAAAAAATACAAATTAGGTTATAAAGTATTAAAAGCTTTTATGAGTGTGATCCTTATTTTTTTACCCAAGAACAAAAATTAA
- a CDS encoding glycosyltransferase involved in cell wall biosynthesis (product_source=COG0438; cath_funfam=3.40.50.2000; cog=COG0438; pfam=PF00534,PF13439; superfamily=53756) gives MTKVLFDHQIFSLQRFGGISRYFANVHHTLKRNNEASSISTLYSPNHYIQDDPGIFGEKLGKLLLPTQQKIYKWNKKYSKYIIRKNNFNVFHPTYYEPYFLKYLKKPFVLTVHDMIHEKFPHYFAPDDVLAAHKRICIEKAAHIIAISQSTKDDIQQYLNIPGERISVIHHGFQPFAIEKNEIVNIPQKYLLFVGERGLYKNFSGFIESVAPLLKKDATLNIVCAGGGIFLPEEKDFLAQHNISGQVSQESVTDAKLLSLYQQAIAFVFPSLYEGFGLPLLEAFNYNCPVITSNTSCFEEVCGEAAIYFDPYSINSMRNQIEKAINNQVLRNALRLKGKERLNHFSIEKSIEQTINIYRKFG, from the coding sequence ATGACTAAGGTATTATTTGATCATCAAATTTTTTCACTACAACGTTTTGGTGGTATTTCCCGCTACTTTGCAAATGTTCATCACACCTTAAAACGTAATAATGAGGCCTCATCTATTAGCACTTTATATAGCCCCAATCATTACATACAAGACGATCCTGGCATTTTTGGCGAAAAACTTGGAAAGTTACTGCTTCCAACACAGCAGAAAATTTATAAATGGAATAAAAAATATTCTAAATATATCATCCGAAAAAATAATTTTAATGTTTTTCACCCTACCTATTATGAGCCATATTTTTTAAAGTACCTGAAGAAACCTTTTGTACTTACCGTTCATGATATGATACATGAAAAATTTCCACATTATTTTGCTCCAGATGATGTGTTAGCTGCTCATAAACGGATCTGTATCGAGAAAGCAGCACATATTATTGCTATATCGCAATCTACTAAAGATGATATTCAACAGTATCTAAATATTCCGGGTGAAAGGATTTCGGTAATCCATCATGGCTTTCAACCATTTGCTATTGAAAAAAATGAAATAGTTAATATCCCACAAAAATATTTATTGTTTGTTGGAGAACGGGGATTATATAAAAATTTTTCAGGCTTTATCGAATCTGTTGCGCCATTGCTTAAAAAAGATGCTACGTTAAATATTGTGTGTGCAGGAGGAGGTATATTCTTGCCTGAAGAAAAAGATTTTTTGGCCCAGCATAACATATCTGGTCAGGTTAGCCAAGAAAGTGTAACAGACGCAAAATTATTATCGTTATATCAACAGGCAATTGCATTTGTATTCCCATCTCTTTACGAAGGCTTTGGTTTACCTCTGCTGGAAGCATTTAATTATAACTGCCCGGTAATAACGAGTAATACCAGTTGTTTTGAGGAAGTATGCGGAGAAGCAGCTATTTATTTTGATCCCTACAGCATCAATTCTATGCGAAATCAGATCGAAAAAGCAATAAACAATCAAGTACTTCGCAATGCTTTACGTTTGAAGGGGAAAGAACGGTTAAATCATTTTTCGATAGAAAAATCTATAGAACAGACCATAAATATTTATCGTAAGTTTGGATAA
- a CDS encoding hypothetical protein (product_source=Hypo-rule applied; cath_funfam=3.90.550.10; superfamily=53448) → MNLYQVKSPILFLIFNRPDITEKVFAQIRNVKPSRLYVAADGPRTANEADISLCKETRDQIKIDWPCELITLYRTENKGCKEAVSSAITWFFEHEEEGIILEDDCLPNTDFFSYCDELLEKYRFDTRIRHIAGSDHQLGKRWGDGSYYFANQTHVWGWASWRRVWKDYDKELSLYHEAEANQHLDQIFTDRFINEDWKRIFHNLKIGKIDTWDYQLALINYFNNGLSINPNANLISNIGFRNDGTHTTNLTSPYANLPLEEIGKLRHPLYILPEKEADYAVFNRDFSLELRWKKYNLLRRRFKRWLKSRVLGR, encoded by the coding sequence ATGAATTTATATCAAGTTAAATCACCCATACTATTTCTGATTTTTAATAGACCGGATATTACCGAAAAAGTTTTTGCTCAGATTAGGAATGTAAAGCCTTCAAGACTATATGTTGCCGCAGATGGCCCCAGAACAGCAAATGAAGCAGATATTAGTTTATGTAAAGAAACTCGAGATCAGATTAAGATAGATTGGCCTTGTGAGCTGATTACACTTTACCGCACAGAAAACAAAGGCTGCAAGGAAGCTGTATCATCTGCTATAACCTGGTTCTTTGAGCATGAAGAAGAAGGAATAATTTTAGAGGATGACTGCCTCCCAAATACAGATTTTTTTAGCTATTGTGATGAATTACTTGAAAAATATCGTTTCGACACCAGAATCAGGCATATTGCTGGAAGCGATCACCAATTAGGAAAGAGATGGGGCGATGGCAGTTATTATTTTGCCAATCAAACACATGTTTGGGGCTGGGCGAGCTGGAGAAGGGTATGGAAAGATTACGATAAAGAACTTTCACTTTACCATGAAGCGGAAGCCAACCAGCACTTAGACCAGATCTTTACGGATCGGTTTATCAATGAAGACTGGAAACGGATCTTTCACAATCTAAAAATTGGAAAAATCGATACTTGGGATTATCAGCTGGCCTTAATCAATTATTTTAATAATGGCCTTAGTATTAATCCAAATGCAAACCTCATTAGTAATATTGGTTTCAGAAACGACGGTACACATACTACTAACTTAACAAGTCCATATGCTAATCTTCCTTTAGAAGAAATAGGTAAATTACGCCACCCATTATATATTTTACCCGAAAAAGAGGCTGATTATGCTGTATTCAATAGAGATTTCAGCTTAGAATTAAGGTGGAAAAAATACAATCTATTAAGAAGAAGATTTAAACGCTGGTTAAAAAGCAGGGTATTGGGCCGCTAG
- a CDS encoding hypothetical protein (product_source=Hypo-rule applied; cath_funfam=1.10.287.990; superfamily=46609), producing MIHLIITTANIQEHYSERKEQYISSINQALKFSYLLDSCTILECVSAHEDYLDNYNTYYSKVKNVFPEKGLNEMQHIKSFIEQSPFQSNDTIIKLTGRYLLEDSTFFNKVQLLNDFFDSIFKDDSDIYEGKGYHTFLYAMKKDRFLQTINSLAFSKTNLDPIEWGVKAFLKDKERNYLLNRLGVKAFQGAFGEKVFSS from the coding sequence ATGATCCATCTAATCATCACAACAGCTAATATCCAGGAGCACTATTCAGAAAGAAAAGAGCAATATATTAGCTCTATTAATCAGGCACTGAAATTCAGTTATTTGTTGGATAGCTGTACTATTCTAGAATGTGTCTCTGCTCATGAGGATTATCTTGATAATTACAATACCTATTACAGCAAAGTAAAAAACGTATTTCCAGAAAAAGGACTTAATGAAATGCAGCATATAAAAAGCTTTATAGAACAATCACCTTTTCAATCTAATGACACCATTATTAAACTCACCGGGCGCTACTTATTAGAAGATAGTACCTTTTTTAATAAGGTACAGTTACTGAACGATTTTTTTGATAGCATTTTTAAGGATGATAGTGATATTTATGAGGGTAAGGGCTACCATACTTTTCTGTATGCAATGAAGAAAGATCGCTTTTTACAAACCATTAATTCATTAGCGTTCTCCAAAACAAATCTCGATCCCATTGAATGGGGAGTAAAGGCTTTTTTAAAAGATAAAGAAAGAAATTACCTCCTGAATAGATTAGGAGTAAAGGCATTTCAAGGAGCCTTTGGTGAAAAAGTATTTAGCAGCTAA
- a CDS encoding hypothetical protein (product_source=Hypo-rule applied; cath_funfam=1.10.287.70; ko=KO:K21462; superfamily=103464; transmembrane_helix_parts=Inside_1_25,TMhelix_26_43,Outside_44_68,TMhelix_69_91,Inside_92_97,TMhelix_98_120,Outside_121_124,TMhelix_125_142,Inside_143_154,TMhelix_155_177,Outside_178_191,TMhelix_192_214,Inside_215_225,TMhelix_226_243,Outside_244_257,TMhelix_258_280,Inside_281_292) has protein sequence MINHKFTEYTPGQYLKNRFRNTIKPWAFWLHVLLLWNIGELLFKYVKYRGDYQMPSSFLSYIGDQYYQVIFFSSFWFILNFLICISILLLFKRYIYKIWFGIVLGCVSLFYSFNLYHGWIITSHTTALFGFVFYLWLGAFANRYYEQLLAFIKRISMWWLIAITFFFFLLGDMESLYLKSLAIDDIYNTLRISNILYSLSFFLILLKIGSINFVNKYLDPRNTTFGIYLLHQIIIFHVLTEIFRPFKIDINNITLLQATGYTILRFIITYALSMLIVMLIRRTKFKWSIGVS, from the coding sequence TTGATCAATCATAAGTTTACCGAATACACGCCTGGCCAATATTTAAAAAATAGATTCAGAAATACGATTAAACCATGGGCCTTTTGGCTGCATGTTTTACTATTGTGGAATATTGGAGAACTTTTATTTAAATATGTGAAGTATCGTGGCGATTATCAAATGCCCAGCAGCTTCTTATCCTATATCGGGGATCAATATTACCAGGTTATTTTCTTTTCTAGCTTTTGGTTTATCCTAAATTTTCTAATCTGTATTTCCATTCTATTGCTTTTTAAACGTTATATCTATAAAATATGGTTTGGTATAGTATTAGGATGTGTTTCTTTGTTTTACAGCTTCAACCTATACCATGGTTGGATTATAACCAGCCATACTACAGCCTTGTTTGGTTTCGTTTTTTATTTGTGGCTTGGAGCATTCGCAAATAGATATTATGAGCAGCTTCTTGCGTTTATTAAAAGAATATCGATGTGGTGGCTTATTGCAATTACCTTTTTTTTCTTCCTTTTAGGAGATATGGAGTCATTGTATTTAAAATCGCTTGCTATCGATGATATTTACAATACACTGCGCATTTCGAATATTTTATATTCCCTTAGCTTTTTTCTCATCCTATTAAAAATTGGATCGATAAATTTTGTCAATAAGTATCTGGATCCAAGGAATACTACATTTGGTATTTATCTATTACATCAGATTATTATTTTTCATGTATTAACAGAGATTTTTAGACCTTTTAAGATCGATATAAATAATATTACACTTTTACAGGCCACTGGATATACCATCCTAAGATTTATCATTACTTACGCATTAAGTATGCTTATTGTTATGCTCATAAGGCGCACTAAGTTTAAGTGGTCAATCGGCGTATCTTAA
- a CDS encoding hypothetical protein (product_source=Hypo-rule applied; transmembrane_helix_parts=Outside_1_46,TMhelix_47_69,Inside_70_77) has protein sequence MSEIENSISGVAKKKNFDFVDTIRCISMIGIVFEHCAIVGDPKTSNLYLGMLHVSVMQFFKFATIAFFFNCRFFDQS, from the coding sequence ATGAGTGAAATAGAAAATAGTATAAGTGGAGTAGCTAAGAAGAAAAATTTTGATTTCGTTGATACCATAAGATGTATCTCAATGATCGGAATTGTATTTGAGCATTGTGCAATTGTTGGTGATCCTAAAACCTCAAATTTATATTTAGGTATGCTCCATGTGTCGGTAATGCAGTTTTTTAAGTTTGCAACAATAGCCTTTTTTTTTAATTGCAGGTTTTTTGATCAATCATAA
- a CDS encoding putative SAM-dependent methyltransferase (product_source=COG4627; cath_funfam=3.40.50.150; cog=COG4627; pfam=PF13489; superfamily=53335,57667): MNTNKKENSVPVCNICEASFDKTYSFTEKMFGFNDEFKYNECASCGCLQIAEFPENIEKYYPPYYYSFTQKIPRLKRLPLIKRIFGVQRLRKRYKRNLGVLKYLKEIDAKITDCILDVGCGKGLLICELFNQGFEKVEGVDKFLPQAIDYRYGVKVQKKELKELTPSHYNLIMMNHVLEHMAEQEKSLADCHKLLKDDGCLMIRIPLLGEAWERYRGNWVQLDAPRHFFLHTLKSINILAQKTGFEIRKTMFDSTNFQFLGSELYERDIPLFSESDNYNLYPFDKIFSPEQIQEFDKMAEDLNREQRGDSGVFYLYKKKSNQ, translated from the coding sequence TTGAACACTAACAAAAAAGAAAATTCTGTCCCTGTTTGTAATATTTGTGAAGCTAGCTTTGATAAAACATACAGTTTTACGGAAAAGATGTTTGGATTTAATGATGAATTCAAATACAATGAGTGCGCATCCTGTGGGTGCTTACAGATTGCAGAATTTCCAGAGAATATCGAAAAATACTACCCCCCGTATTATTATTCTTTTACTCAGAAAATCCCTAGACTGAAAAGACTTCCTTTAATTAAAAGGATTTTCGGGGTCCAACGATTGAGAAAACGTTATAAAAGAAACTTAGGTGTTCTTAAATATCTAAAAGAAATTGATGCCAAAATAACAGACTGCATCCTCGATGTGGGTTGTGGTAAGGGCTTACTCATCTGCGAGTTGTTTAACCAAGGATTTGAGAAAGTAGAAGGAGTTGATAAGTTTTTGCCCCAAGCAATAGATTATAGATATGGAGTGAAAGTTCAAAAGAAAGAACTCAAAGAGCTTACCCCAAGTCATTATAATCTGATTATGATGAACCATGTTTTAGAGCATATGGCAGAACAGGAGAAGTCTTTGGCAGATTGTCATAAGCTCCTTAAAGATGATGGTTGTTTGATGATTAGAATCCCATTACTTGGCGAAGCATGGGAACGTTATAGAGGTAATTGGGTACAATTAGATGCGCCTAGACACTTCTTTCTGCACACTTTAAAAAGCATTAATATTTTAGCACAGAAAACGGGTTTCGAAATCAGGAAAACAATGTTCGATTCGACTAATTTTCAGTTTCTGGGTAGCGAACTTTATGAACGTGATATCCCATTGTTTTCAGAAAGTGATAATTACAATTTGTATCCTTTTGATAAAATTTTTAGCCCTGAACAAATACAGGAATTTGATAAAATGGCAGAGGATCTTAATCGCGAACAAAGAGGCGATTCTGGTGTTTTCTATTTATACAAAAAGAAATCTAATCAATAA
- a CDS encoding hypothetical protein (product_source=Hypo-rule applied) translates to MANFKNEGIVFYAFSKPTEGAVPVDVYYRKNADHYFRLGNQPTIGNGASVNEGPAFNVSL, encoded by the coding sequence ATGGCTAATTTTAAAAATGAAGGTATAGTATTTTATGCATTTTCTAAACCTACTGAAGGCGCCGTTCCTGTTGATGTATATTATAGAAAAAATGCTGATCATTACTTTAGGTTAGGTAACCAGCCAACAATCGGAAATGGAGCTTCCGTAAATGAAGGACCTGCGTTCAATGTGTCTTTGTAG
- a CDS encoding hypothetical protein (product_source=Hypo-rule applied), whose product MIDKGVLLSEFITDPVKKQQVNDAIQKRVDDSQRKELGEVSIYAYYSSMGADHYFTPNNQPTIGDNG is encoded by the coding sequence ATGATTGACAAAGGTGTTCTGCTTTCTGAATTTATAACAGACCCTGTAAAAAAACAACAAGTGAACGATGCAATTCAAAAACGGGTTGACGATAGTCAGCGTAAGGAATTAGGTGAAGTTTCAATCTACGCCTATTATAGTTCAATGGGTGCTGACCATTATTTTACCCCAAACAATCAACCAACTATTGGAGACAATGGCTAA